A window of Streptomyces armeniacus contains these coding sequences:
- a CDS encoding FtsX-like permease family protein, producing the protein MTHAPWIWTRLRSAPGAALAFAALLLVTACTAAALPRAVDAYETDALRDAFAAAPLRDRLVSGTADAQPDAMANDADAKVRPSAVDSSARAFQNAIRPPLRTHRADAAYGVHNRYGAESEDRRFPRPTPLRNPQTTLVAQQGLADHSRLLEGRMPSPRLAGKPGERQVEAVLTEPTARRMKLATGDSFALRGPSGDMTVKVTGLIAPRAPGSVYWNAEESLRRPTLISMKPPGPGSEPEHFWHFSVFIDRAAAPALLDLKGGAELYWHQPLATGDLHAYDIPGLKDALTSLATGPEATRLEKAVDSGPVRVDPGAAELLTRLDDERAAVAPLLLMAALGLATTVLTVMLLWGVLAAERRGAELELLRARGGSLAGIAGRLLAETAAVGLPAALAGTGLGLLLTPSGRTGHALLLATAVTAVALLTLPVRAALAHRRPQAHSGRPDLLHGKRSRRRTVLELTVLVLVVGAVVALRQRGVSSGSGSGSGSGSGSGSDGDTGDPLLAAAPVLLAVAVALLLGRLYPLPLRLLSRPAARGRGPVAFLGLARAARAPSAAVAGLPLLALLVALTVASFGGTVLTGIQEGRDRAAVTAVGADARIEAADSLPGELPSAVRDVPGVREVSALRTVDSSTVDGASETVTVVIAEPRAYARLAAHTGLGGYPEARLSGSGQNGQSSQNGRRGGAVPALVSPEVADSMGATASVSVPGFEFTVRPELVRETTPAVRGDHFVVLSRTAVERAHPEAAGTALVAPDTLLLTGGSLDGGALRKVVTESGEARAGDGASAGAQAAAELTLQLRADERASYSDSVLQSGAERLYLGAVLAAAAYSALAVLLSLLQTAPDRITLLARLRTMGLPRRQSRALLLIESLPMYVLTAAAGVLTALAAVPLLRPGIDLTTLAGTPDSAPVTLGADPLSLALPTLALLTLACAALLAQAHLAARKTDLRMEPL; encoded by the coding sequence ATGACGCACGCACCGTGGATCTGGACCAGGTTGCGTTCCGCCCCCGGCGCCGCCCTCGCCTTCGCCGCCCTCCTGCTGGTCACCGCCTGCACGGCGGCGGCGCTGCCGCGCGCCGTCGACGCGTACGAAACGGACGCCCTCCGCGACGCGTTCGCCGCCGCCCCGCTCCGGGACCGCCTCGTCAGCGGCACCGCTGACGCGCAGCCGGACGCCATGGCAAACGACGCCGACGCCAAAGTGCGCCCGTCCGCGGTCGACTCGTCGGCGCGCGCCTTCCAGAACGCGATCCGCCCTCCCCTGCGTACGCACCGCGCCGACGCCGCGTACGGCGTGCACAACCGCTACGGCGCCGAGTCCGAGGACCGCCGCTTCCCGCGGCCCACGCCGCTGCGCAACCCGCAGACGACGCTCGTCGCCCAGCAGGGCCTCGCGGACCACAGCCGGCTGCTGGAGGGCCGGATGCCGTCGCCGCGGCTGGCCGGGAAGCCCGGCGAACGTCAGGTGGAGGCCGTTCTCACCGAGCCCACCGCACGCAGGATGAAGCTCGCGACGGGCGACAGCTTCGCCCTCCGCGGCCCCTCCGGCGACATGACGGTCAAGGTGACGGGGCTGATCGCCCCGCGCGCACCCGGCTCCGTCTACTGGAACGCCGAGGAGAGCCTGCGCCGCCCCACCCTGATCTCGATGAAGCCGCCCGGCCCCGGCTCCGAGCCCGAGCACTTCTGGCACTTCAGCGTGTTCATCGACCGCGCCGCGGCCCCCGCGCTGCTCGACCTGAAGGGCGGCGCGGAGCTCTACTGGCACCAGCCGCTCGCCACCGGCGACCTCCACGCATACGACATCCCCGGCCTGAAGGACGCCCTGACCTCCCTGGCCACCGGCCCCGAAGCGACCCGGCTCGAGAAGGCCGTGGACTCCGGGCCCGTACGCGTCGACCCGGGCGCCGCCGAGCTGCTCACCCGCTTGGACGACGAACGCGCCGCCGTCGCCCCGCTGCTGCTCATGGCCGCGCTCGGGCTGGCCACGACGGTGCTCACGGTGATGCTGCTGTGGGGTGTGCTGGCGGCCGAACGGCGGGGTGCGGAGCTGGAGTTGCTGCGTGCCCGCGGTGGTTCGCTGGCCGGGATCGCCGGGCGGCTGCTGGCCGAGACGGCGGCCGTGGGGCTGCCCGCCGCGCTCGCCGGCACCGGCCTGGGGCTGCTGCTGACCCCGTCCGGACGTACCGGCCATGCGCTGCTGCTGGCCACCGCGGTCACGGCGGTCGCGCTGCTCACTCTGCCCGTACGGGCGGCTCTCGCGCACCGCCGCCCGCAGGCGCACAGCGGGCGTCCGGACCTGCTGCACGGCAAGCGCTCCCGGCGGCGTACGGTCCTCGAACTCACCGTTCTGGTCCTGGTGGTGGGCGCCGTCGTCGCACTGCGGCAGCGCGGGGTCAGTTCCGGTTCCGGGTCCGGCTCGGGTTCCGGGTCCGGGTCCGGTTCGGACGGCGACACCGGCGACCCGCTGCTGGCCGCGGCGCCCGTACTCCTCGCCGTCGCCGTCGCACTGCTGCTCGGCCGGCTCTACCCGCTGCCGCTCCGGCTCCTCTCCCGGCCCGCCGCGCGCGGGCGCGGCCCGGTCGCGTTTCTCGGCCTGGCGCGCGCCGCGCGTGCGCCCTCCGCGGCCGTCGCCGGGCTGCCTCTGCTCGCCCTGCTCGTCGCGCTGACCGTGGCGTCCTTCGGGGGCACGGTCCTGACCGGCATCCAGGAGGGCCGTGACCGGGCGGCCGTGACCGCCGTCGGCGCGGACGCCCGTATCGAGGCAGCGGACTCGCTGCCCGGCGAACTCCCCTCCGCCGTACGGGACGTGCCCGGCGTACGGGAGGTCAGCGCGCTCCGTACGGTCGACAGCAGCACGGTGGACGGCGCCTCCGAGACCGTCACCGTGGTCATCGCGGAACCCCGCGCGTACGCCCGCCTCGCCGCGCACACCGGGCTCGGCGGCTACCCGGAGGCCCGGCTGAGCGGAAGCGGGCAGAACGGCCAGAGCAGCCAGAACGGCCGGCGCGGCGGCGCCGTTCCCGCGCTCGTGTCACCCGAGGTCGCGGACAGCATGGGGGCGACGGCCTCCGTCTCCGTACCGGGCTTCGAATTCACGGTGCGCCCCGAGCTCGTACGCGAGACCACCCCCGCCGTACGGGGCGACCACTTCGTGGTCCTGTCCCGTACGGCCGTCGAACGGGCGCATCCCGAGGCCGCCGGGACCGCCCTCGTCGCCCCCGACACGCTGCTGCTCACGGGCGGTTCGCTGGACGGCGGCGCGCTACGGAAGGTCGTCACCGAGAGCGGCGAGGCGCGGGCAGGCGACGGCGCGAGCGCCGGCGCGCAGGCCGCCGCGGAGCTCACGCTGCAACTCCGCGCCGACGAACGCGCCTCCTACAGCGACTCCGTCCTCCAGTCCGGCGCCGAACGCCTCTACCTCGGCGCCGTCCTCGCCGCCGCGGCCTACAGCGCACTCGCCGTCCTGCTCTCCCTCCTCCAGACCGCCCCCGACCGCATCACGCTCCTCGCCCGGCTGCGCACGATGGGCCTCCCCCGGCGGCAGAGCCGCGCGCTGCTGCTGATCGAGTCGCTGCCGATGTACGTGCTGACGGCCGCCGCCGGCGTACTGACCGCGCTCGCCGCCGTACCGCTGCTGCGGCCCGGCATCGACCTGACCACCCTCGCCGGAACGCCCGACTCCGCCCCGGTCACGCTCGGGGCCGACCCGCTGTCCCTGGCGCTGCCCACCCTCGCCCTGCTGACCCTCGCCTGCGCCGCGCTGCTCGCGCAGGCCCACCTCGCCGCCCGCAAGACAGACCTCCGCATGGAGCCGCTGTGA